One genomic segment of Blastopirellula marina includes these proteins:
- a CDS encoding P-II family nitrogen regulator has protein sequence MKKIEAVVRHHKLDEIKEALVTKGFGGMTATEVQGFGRQKGQTETYRGAEYSIDFVPKIKIEIVCTDEQCQEIVDTIIQKAQSGQIGDGKIFISELTDAVRIRTAETGSSAI, from the coding sequence ATGAAGAAGATTGAAGCCGTCGTCCGCCACCACAAGTTGGACGAAATCAAAGAAGCCCTGGTTACCAAGGGGTTTGGTGGTATGACCGCAACGGAAGTCCAGGGATTTGGACGTCAGAAGGGACAGACGGAAACCTATCGCGGTGCGGAATACTCGATCGATTTCGTTCCTAAAATCAAAATTGAAATCGTCTGCACGGACGAGCAGTGTCAGGAAATCGTCGATACCATCATCCAGAAGGCCCAGTCCGGTCAGATCGGTGATGGCAAGATCTTCATCTCCGAACTCACTGACGCCGTTCGCATTCGTACTGCCGAAACCGGTTCGTCCGCGATCTAG